A window from Fusarium musae strain F31 chromosome 8, whole genome shotgun sequence encodes these proteins:
- a CDS encoding hypothetical protein (EggNog:ENOG41) has protein sequence MKSSITLGALALAGLVSAEDVLYSKRLNKRFVDDDGHYNMSFFHVNDVHAHLDEFAKSGTDCVDPKKGCFGGYARIKHTVDGLRKDHPDNLWLNAGDEFQGTLFYSFYGPSKIAENLNTLKFDAMTLGNHEWDGGDEELGEFLQNLTFPVVSCNVKSEYEGLNKTIKNYQIFKEHDLAVIGVTTDTTPGISSVGNKTTFLDPITEVQKSIWEIRNKTDINRIVALTHIGYDVDKELAAKTEGLSLIIGGHSHTLLGDMEKAEGDYPTIVKDINGDEVFIVTAYRWGEYLGSIDLTFDKYGKALEYHGAPIHLTNQTEMDEALNKTIKSWRAPFEKFAAEVVGNTKAELDQSTCQQGDCLLGQVMADAMLEYRLNQSRNDDDKPAFAFINAGGVRATIDEGNITRGEVLTSFPFGNAIVELTFTGSELKEVFEGAVTGINQKNKKEITSWFQVSKGLKIEYNPDNKNGSKLINATLNGEAFEDKTEYRVVTLDFLAGGGDNFFSIDAKNLATLDSQDEVLIGYLDAHNPLDPKLEERVVETNATSSEDTDQGEAKGKGGSAGGDVNAASGVHASILSAVFGVAMVLFMM, from the coding sequence GAATTTGCAAAGTCGGGCACTGACTGCGTGGATCCCAAGAAGGGCTGCTTTGGCGGTTACGCGCGCATAAAGCACACAGTCGATGGGCTGCGAAAAGATCACCCTGATAACCTGTGGCTCAACGCGGGCGATGAATTCCAAGGCACGCTGTTCTACTCGTTCTACGGACCGTCCAAGATTGCTGAGAACCTCAACACCTTGAAGTTCGATGCTATGACGCTTGGTAACCATGAGTGGGATGGCGGTGACGAGGAGCTTGGCGAGTTTCTCCAGAACCTGACGTTCCCCGTCGTCTCGTGCAACGTCAAGAGTGAATACGAGGGACTCAACAAGACGATCAAGAATTACCAGATCTTCAAGGAGCATGATCTGGCTGTTATCGGTGTCACGACTGACACCACGCCTGGAATCTCGAGTGTCGGAAACAAGACTACCTTCCTTGACCCCATCACTGAAGTGCAAAAGTCTATCTGGGAGATTCGAAACAAGACCGACATCAACCGCATCGTCGCCCTCACCCACATTGGCTACGATGTCGACAAGGAGCTTGCCGCAAAGACAGAGGGTTTgtccctcatcatcggcggtcACAGCCACACTCTTCTCGGCGACATGGAAAAGGCAGAGGGCGATTATCCCACGATTGTCAAGGACATCAACGGAGACGAAGTCTTTATTGTCACTGCCTACCGATGGGGTGAGTATCTCGGCTCCATCGATCTTACTTTCGACAAGTACGGCAAAGCCCTCGAATACCATGGTGCTCCTATCCACCTCACCAACCAGACTGAGATGGACGAGGCTCTCAACAAGACTATCAAATCGTGGCGCGCTCCTTTTGAGAAGTTCGCTGCTGAGGTTGTCGGAAACACAAAGGCTGAGCTTGACCAGTCAACTTGCCAACAGGGAGACTGCCTTCTTGGCCAAGTCATGGCTGACGCAATGCTCGAGTATCGTCTTAACCAAAGCCgcaacgacgacgacaaacCCGCTTTCGCCTTCATCAACGCTGGAGGAGTTCGCGCCACCATCGACGAGGGAAACATCACTCGCGGTGAAGTTCTCACTTCTTTCCCCTTCGGCAACGCTATCGTGGAGCTCACTTTCACCGGCTCTGAGCTCAAGGAAGTTTTCGAAGGAGCAGTAACAGGCATTAaccaaaagaacaagaaggaaatCACATCGTGGTTCCAGGTTTCAAAGGGTCTTAAGATCGAGTACAACCCTGACAACAAGAACGgctccaagctcatcaacgcAACTCTCAACGGTGAAGCTTTCGAGGACAAGACAGAGTATCGCGTCGTCACACTTGATTTCCTTGCTGGAGGCGGTGATAACTTCTTCAGCATCGATGCTAAGAACCTGGCTACTCTCGATTCGCAGGATGAGGTTCTCATTGGGTATCTTGATGCGCATAACCCTCTTGATCCTAAGCTGGAGGAGCGTGTTGTTGAGACGAATGCCACGAGCAGTGAGGATACTGATCAGGGTGAGGCGAAGGGCAAGGGCGGAAGTGCAGGAGGAGATGTGAATGCGGCTAGTGGTGTTCACGCCTCCATCTTGAGTGCTGTGTTCGGTGTCGCGATGGTTCTGTTCATGATGTAA